The Lysobacter gummosus sequence CTTACGATGCCAGCCGTAAGTGCTATCTGAGCTGGGGACGTTCCACCCAGGAGCAAACGATCCTGATCGAGGAGCAGCAGCCGGATACCGGCTACTGGTACGTCAAACTGACGGAAGGATGCATTTCGGAAGACTGAGCCGGATAGCAGCAGGTCCGGATCGATGTCGAAGCAACCTTTTCGAACGCCGAGTCAGCGAGCGACAAGCCAGCCGGGCAATGCCCGGCTCGATTCGGACGTCGGCGATAGTTCGCATCTCGAAAGGCGCCCGCCGCCCTGCCAGCCTCCACGCCGAAGTCGCGGCGCGAATGGATGCGGCCTCTTAAAGTCTCGTTCCGGCCATTCGTAAACTCCCTGGCTGCCTCGGCTTCTGCGTGGCGACACAGGCGGGCTCATCGACGATGGTCAACGTGAGCCGTTCGAACACGCCCAGGCGATGAGCGCGCGCGCCGAGACGTCTACGCTCGCGCAGTAATTCACCGGCTTGGGTGTCCGGTTCGAGCCTGCGATCGTCAACTACCCGGCGCTGCGGAAGCTTCCGGGACCGCAACGGCGCCGATGGCGATAAGCATGATGGACGGCGGCGCGCGACGCGTTTGGTGCGTATCAGGCATCACCGTGGGCCCCGTTCGCGGCCTACTGCCTCGCGCTCATCCTGCCTATAAATGGCATCCGGCCTTCCACCGCGCCCCTGCCCGGCACCTTGCGCGCCGAACGGCAACGGCTGCCGGCCGCGCGGTCGGTTCTGGCCCGGCATCCCCTCGTCCGTTTCGGAGATTTCGCTATGTTTTCCGTAGATACCACCTTGCACCCCGGCACCCAGCGGCCCGACGAACTGGTTCCGTCCCGTTACGCGCTGCGCATCGGCGAGATCGATGCGCTGGTGGTCAGCGACGGTGTGCTGCCGCTGCCGACCTCGACGATGGCCACCAACGCCGATCCGGCCGACCTGGCGAACTGGCTGGATCACATGTTCATGCCGCCGGACGCGTTCGACTGGCCGTTGAACGTGATGGTGGCGCGCAGCGGCGATCAAACCATTCTCATCGACGCTGGGCTGGGAAGTCAGTTCTCCGGCTTTCCGCGCGCCGGGCAATTCCCGCAGCGACTGGAAGCGGCCGGCATCGCGCTGGAGTCCGTCACCGACGTGGTGATCACTCACATGCACATGGATCACGTCGGCGGGCTGCTCGCCGACGGCGTGAAGCAGCGCCTGCGTCCGGACGTGCGCATCCACGTGGCCGCGGCCGAAGTCGAGTTCTGGACCTCGCCGGATTTCTCCCACACCGTCATGCCCAAGCCGGTGCCGGGCGTGCTGCGCTCGACCGCCACCAGTTTCTATAACGAATACCGCGACAATCTGCGGATCTTCCAGGATCGGCACGAAGTCGCGCCGGGCGTCGTCGTTCGCCTTACCGGCGGCCACACCCCGGGACACAGCGTGGTCGATCTGGTGTCGGGCGGCGAACGGCTGATGTTCGCCGGCGACGCCATGTTCCCGGTCGGCTTCGATCATCCCGACTGGCATAACGGTTTCGAGCACGACCCGGAGGAATCGGCGCGCGTTCGTATCCGTCTGTTCCAGGAACTGGTGGAGACCCGCGGCCTGCTGGTAGCGGCGCACCTGCCGTTCCCGTCGATCGGCCGGGTGGCGGCCGACGGCGACGCGTTTCGCTGGGTGCCGATCATCTGGGATTACTGATCCGGTGCCGGCGGCGCGGGCCCGGGCGATCCTTGCCTGATTCATGCCGCTTGCGCGGCCGGCACGCTTACTCGGCCGCGAAGTGCGCCAGAAACATATCGGTGGCGGTGTTCGCTACCTGATCGCGCTGGGCCGCCGTCAACACCGGCTGGCCCATCGTGATCTGCGGCCAGAACGCGAAGCCCTTGATCATGCCCTGCAGCAGCATCGAGGCGAAACGCGGGTCTTGCGTCTTCAGGCGGCCGTCCGCCGCCGCCGCGCGGATCCACACCGTCAGGCCTTCTTCCTTGTCGCCCATGCGCGCGAACATTTCCTGCGCGCGTTCGGGCGAAGGGATGATCGCGGCGATGGCCACGCGCACCAGCTCGATGAAATCCTCGTCGTGCAGCAACCGCAGCTTTTGCTGCACGAGTTCGAGCAACTGCGGCCGCAGCGGCCGGTCCGGCCGGTAGGCCAACTCCGGCGACGCCACGGCGCGCTGCAGCAACTGCTGGAGGATTTGCGCGAACAACGCGTCCTTGCTCGGGAAGTGGTTGTAGACGGTGCGCTTGGAGACGCCGGCGCTGGCCGCGACGCGGTCCATGCTGGTGGCGTCGTAGCCGGCCTGGCGAAACTCGGCCACGGCCGCCTCGAGGATGGCGGCGCGCTTGCGGTCGGTCAGGCGGGGGGCGGGAGCGGTCATGGGCGACAGGTTACACCGATGGGTTTACTTTCTCAAAAAGTACACTACACTGGGCAGTGTAATTATTCAGACAGCCTGATCGGCCCATGCCTCGAGCCTCCCGCCTGCGCCGAATCAGCCTGCTAACCGGAGCCCTGATCGTGACTGCCTGCCTGTTTTCCGCCGCCAAGCCCCACCTGCCCGTCGCCGGGTACGCCGCCTCGCCGCAGTTCACGGACGGACGCTTCCGCAACCCCAATCCGCGCCCGGCCGCCGGGTTCTTGAAGATGCTGCGGATCATCGGCGACGCGCTGTGGAACAAGCCGGCCGACACCGTTCCGGCCGCCGCGCCGCCGGTGCTGGCGCTCACCCCGGAGCAACTGGCGCAGGCGCCGGACCACAGCCTGTTCCGCCTGGGGCACTCGACGATGCTGATCAAGCTGCGCGGCGGTTGGTGGATCACCGACCCGGTGTTCGCCGAACGCGCCTCGCCGGTGCAATGGATCGGGCCCAAGCGTTTCCACGCGCCGCCGATCGCGCTCGCCGACCTGCCGCGGTTGCGCGGCGTGATCCTGTCGCACGATCACTTCGATCACCTCGACTACGATACCGTGCTGCAACTGGCGAAGACGGCCGAAGTGTTTCTCACCCCGCTGGGCGTGGGCGACCGGCTGATCGCCTGGGGCGTCGACGCGGACAAGGTGCGGCAGTTCGATTGGTGGGA is a genomic window containing:
- a CDS encoding MBL fold metallo-hydrolase, which produces MFSVDTTLHPGTQRPDELVPSRYALRIGEIDALVVSDGVLPLPTSTMATNADPADLANWLDHMFMPPDAFDWPLNVMVARSGDQTILIDAGLGSQFSGFPRAGQFPQRLEAAGIALESVTDVVITHMHMDHVGGLLADGVKQRLRPDVRIHVAAAEVEFWTSPDFSHTVMPKPVPGVLRSTATSFYNEYRDNLRIFQDRHEVAPGVVVRLTGGHTPGHSVVDLVSGGERLMFAGDAMFPVGFDHPDWHNGFEHDPEESARVRIRLFQELVETRGLLVAAHLPFPSIGRVAADGDAFRWVPIIWDY
- a CDS encoding TetR/AcrR family transcriptional regulator, producing the protein MTAPAPRLTDRKRAAILEAAVAEFRQAGYDATSMDRVAASAGVSKRTVYNHFPSKDALFAQILQQLLQRAVASPELAYRPDRPLRPQLLELVQQKLRLLHDEDFIELVRVAIAAIIPSPERAQEMFARMGDKEEGLTVWIRAAAADGRLKTQDPRFASMLLQGMIKGFAFWPQITMGQPVLTAAQRDQVANTATDMFLAHFAAE
- a CDS encoding MBL fold metallo-hydrolase, giving the protein MPRASRLRRISLLTGALIVTACLFSAAKPHLPVAGYAASPQFTDGRFRNPNPRPAAGFLKMLRIIGDALWNKPADTVPAAAPPVLALTPEQLAQAPDHSLFRLGHSTMLIKLRGGWWITDPVFAERASPVQWIGPKRFHAPPIALADLPRLRGVILSHDHFDHLDYDTVLQLAKTAEVFLTPLGVGDRLIAWGVDADKVRQFDWWEGATIDGVRFVATPAQHFSGRGLFDSDKTLWASWTIVDEPRTGPSLRLFFSGDTGYFDGFAQIGRRFGPFDVTMLETGAYDANWPHVHMQPEQTVQAHIDLRGRWLLPIHNGTFDLAMHPWTEPFERVSALAAERSVALITPRMGERVDLHSPQATTPWWREADNTEAADVAAFKRAAVP